A window from Saccharomyces eubayanus strain FM1318 chromosome XIV, whole genome shotgun sequence encodes these proteins:
- the PMS1 gene encoding ATP-binding mismatch repair protein: MTRINQINDIDVHRITSGQVITDLTTAVKELVDNSIDANASQIEITFKDYGLESIECSDNGDGIDPSNYEFLALKHYTSKISKFKDVAKVETLGFRGEALSSLCAIANLSVVTTNLPPRADRLEYNMAGHVSSKTTTSRNKGTTIQVSHLFHNLPVRQKEFARTFKRQFTKCLTVLQGYAVINSGIKLSVWNVTSKGKKNLILSTMRNSSMKKNISSVFGANGVRGLEEVDLALDLNPFKQGMLRKYTDDPDFLDLDYKIQVKGYISQNSFGCGRNSKDRQFVYVNKRPVEYHTFLKCCNEVYRTFNNVQFPVIFLNLELPTNLVDVNVTPDKRVILLHNEQVVIDVFKENLINYYNGQELALPKRMCSQPEQQTPKRHRIEFRTHVANDENMTHKTINHSYGDTGNKYSESTLTCRDNALEDADPFTNTADKSKDTQLTSIMDYKHEILNGDPGSECDASVESPLALNEDNSSTPAKKSSSASAKFDDVSSINLGEFSNPELQHLVNTTKTSNSENVIEEPVYFEIDGEKFQEKATLSQDNGLVFVDDGAHRQPDKCCHHERQGSADSEQDDENDSVYAQIEPVEINVRTQLRSSRSLNSKSNRSISKDNYRSLSDGLSHRRLQDEIIEFNSSTKGLREMIKNGRMMSSIINKRRSQSHKNLIKKERELENFEEGEKYLTLTVSKEDFKKMEIVGQFNLGFIIVTRKIGDKYDLFIVDQHASDEKYNFETLQTVTVFRSQKLIIPQPVDLSVIDELTVLDNLPVFEKNGFKLKIDEEEEFGSRIKLLSLPTSKQTLFDLDDFNELIHLVKEDGGLRRDSIRCSKIRSMFAMRACRSSIMIGKPLNRKTMSKVVHNLSGLDKPWNCPHGRPTMRHLMELRDWNSFSKDYKI, encoded by the coding sequence TCACCGAATTACATCTGGACAGGTTATCACCGATTTAACAACAGCCGTGAAAGAGCTCGTTGATAATAGTATAGATGCCAATGCAAGCCAGATTGAAATTACATTCAAGGACTATGGCCTCGAATCTATTGAATGTTCAGATAATGGCGATGGTATAGATCCTTCAAACTATGAATTTTTAGCTTTAAAACATTacacttcaaaaatttcaaaatttaaagACGTTGCTAAAGTGGAGACATTAGGATTTAGAGGAGAAGCATTATCCTCCTTATGCGCCATAGCAAACTTGAGCGTCGTAACAACGAACCTACCACCAAGGGCAGACAGATTGGAATACAATATGGCTGGCCATGTCTCATCAAAGACAACAACGTCAAGAAACAAGGGGACCACAATACAGGTTTCACACTTATTTCATAACCTGCCTGTTAGGCAAAAAGAATTTGCCAGAACTTTCAAAAGACAGTTCACCAAGTGCCTCACCGTTTTGCAAGGTTATGCAGTTATCAATTCTGGCATCAAACTCTCCGTTTGGAATGTAACATCAAAgggtaaaaaaaatctaatCCTATCAACAATGAGAAATTCAagcatgaaaaaaaacatctcTTCTGTCTTTGGTGCAAATGGTGTGCGAGGACTCGAAGAGGTTGATTTAGCCCTTGATTTAAACCCTTTCAAGCAAGGAATGCTTAGGAAATACACTGACGATCCTGATTTCTTAGATCTCGACTATAAGATACAAGTTAAAGGCTATATATCGCAAAATTCTTTTGGATGTGGAAGAAATTCTAAAGACAGACAATTCGTTTATGTYAACAAAAGGCCAGTGGAGTACCATacctttttgaaatgttGCAATGAAGTTTACAGAACATTTAATAACGTTCAATTTCcagttatttttttgaacttaGAATTGCCGACCAACTTGGTTGATGTGAATGTCACTCCAGATAAAAGAGTAATACTGCTACATAATGAACAAGTGGTCATTGATGTGTTCAAGGAAAATCTGATTAATTACTACAATGGGCAGGAGTTGGCCCTTCCCAAAAGAATGTGTTCCCAACCAGAACAGCAAACTCCGAAAAGACATAGAATTGAATTCAGGACCCACGTTgctaatgatgaaaacatGACGCACAAAACCATTAATCACAGCTATGGTGATACTGGAAACAAATATAGTGAGTCCACTCTTACATGCCGCGATAATGCACTTGAAGATGCTGATCCCTTCACAAATACTGCTGATAAAAGCAAAGATACGCAACTAACCTCTATAATGGACTACAAGCATGAAATTCTGAACGGTGACCCCGGTTCAGAGTGTGACGCTTCTGTTGAATCACCGCTTGCCTTGAATGAGGACAACTCAAGTACACCGGCTAAGAAATCATCAAGCGCCAGTGCGAAATTTGACGATGTTAGTAGTATAAACCTAGGGGAATTTTCCAATCCCGAGCTTCAACATTTGGTTAACACAACTAAAACATCTAACTCTGAAAACGTTATTGAAGAGCCTGTTTACTTCGAAATTGATGGTGAAAagtttcaagaaaaagcaacGCTGTCACAAGATAATGGATTGGTTTTCGTGGATGATGGAGCTCACCGACAGCCAGATAAATGCTGCCATCATGAAAGACAGGGTAGTGCTGACTCGGAACAAGATGACGAGAACGATTCAGTATATGCACAGATTGAACCTGTCGAAATCAATGTTAGAACGCAATTGAGAAGCTCAAGATCGCTCAATTCAAAATCTAATCGCTCAATATCCAAAGATAACTACCGGTCATTAAGTGATGGACTATCACACAGAAGGCTCCAAGACGAAATAATAGAGTTTAATTCAAGCACAAAAGGACTTAGggaaatgataaaaaacGGGAGAATGATGAGTAGCattataaataaaagaagatcaCAATCACACAAAAACTTGattaaaaaggaaagagaaCTGGAGaactttgaagaagggGAGAAGTACTTGACACTAACTGTTTCCAAAGAAGACTTCAAGAAGATGGAGATAGTCGGACAGTTTAATTTGGGATTCATTATAGTAACCAGAAAAATAGGAGATAAGTATGACCTGTTTATTGTTGACCAGCATGCAAGTGATGAAAAGTATAATTTTGAAACACTACAAACTGTAACAGTTTTCAGGTCACAAAAACTTATTATACCACAGCCAGTAGATTTAAGTGTTATTGATGAACTTACAGTTCTAGACAATCTTCCTGTTTTTGAGAAGAATGGGTTTAAACTgaaaattgatgaagaggaagagtTTGGCTCGAGGATAAAACTATTAAGTTTACCTACGTCCAAACAAACactttttgatttggatGACTTCAATGAACTAATACATTTGGTCAAGGAAGACGGTGGTCTGAGAAGAGACAGCATCAGGTGCTCCAAGATTCGATCGATGTTTGCTATGCGGGCATGTAGAAGTAGCATAATGATAGGTAAGCCACTGAACAGGAAGACAATGTCTAAAGTTGTCCATAATCTCAGTGGGTTAGACAAGCCGTGGAATTGTCCCCACGGGCGCCCTACAATGAGACATTTGATGGAGTTGCGTGATTGGAACTCATTCTCGAAAGACTATAAAATATGA
- the SWS2 gene encoding mitochondrial 37S ribosomal protein uS13m produces MVVHILGKGFKGKEVIQIALASKFYGIGRTTAEKVCSKLGFYPWMRMHQLSEPQIMSIASELSTMTIEGDARAIVKDNIALKKKIGCYSGMRHALHLPVRGQRTRNNAKTARKLNKIDRRGFHTVSQAETQHNPSFWSYFFGK; encoded by the coding sequence ATGGTTGTTCACATCTTGGGGAAAGGTTTCAAAGGCAAGGAGGTCATCCAAATAGCGCTGGCTTCCAAGTTTTATGGTATTGGTAGAACAACGGCGGAAAAAGTGTGCTCGAAATTAGGGTTTTATCCATGGATGAGAATGCACCAACTATCGGAACCTCAAATCATGAGCATAGCAAGCGAATTGTCCACAATGACCATCGAAGGTGACGCCAGAGCGATCGTAAAGGATAATATcgctttgaagaagaaaattggTTGTTATAGTGGTATGAGACATGCTTTACATTTGCCCGTTAGGGGTCAACGTACAAGAAACAACGCAAAGACTGCAAGAAAGCTTAATAAGATCGATAGACGCGGGTTTCATACTGTCTCTCAAGCGGAAACACAACACAATCCGTCTTTTTGGTCATATTTCTTTGGCAAATAA